The sequence ATATTCTTCTGAGGCATGATCCTTCCTGAATACAGAACtatcattgcccgcagacctgttgcttagctttgggaatgaggatctgtgtttgacctcattcccagggcggctttactagctgggtggctccctgctcctagtctgccttgagcgccgagctgatcactcggtgctcgactggttggtctgtcagtcatgtgacgctggccacgtcacatgaccatcactccccactataaatacaggcagcctgctggtcacaggttgcctgttaattgcctgttaatttaggttccacctgtgatttggtctttcctggcgtacttacctcctgctgaattcctgacgatcctctgcctgctccttgtgtactttgctgctatcctggtattctgaccccggcctcctcctgacgttcctctgctgactcctttggtacttcacgtctctcctggtatttatgaccccggcttctcctgacaattctctgcttgctccatttgtactttgtagctttcctggtattgactcggtccgttcacgtcctgttgtttgtctgtctgtcatccctgcacttattccaagttagggattgcagtccagttgtcccctgtcattaggactcgtgaggcaagtaggcagggccaggggtaagggtggagcgcagtggtcacttccctcccccctgtgtgtgtgtacgcgaccgttacagaataccaggcccaataaccactgtattatgaatcctctggtgaccctgactggccATGTCTCTAatttgacgcagagggtgcaggagttaggggaaaaactcagttcttttgagttagggcaaggttcttccactcctcaggcctccagtccgcattttgagccccagattaagctcccagaacccttttctggagaccggaagaagtttctctcttttaaggagagttgcaaactttacttccgtttgcgccccgtgtcctctggccccgagagttaacgcgtgggcattatcatttcccgattacagggtgaaccccaggactgggcgttctctttacctgctggcgccagttgtttatattctgtggaggggttctttcaggccctgggtaccctccatgatgaaccagacagggctctagtagccgagacggctctaaaggcactggttcagggcaatttaccagcggactttttaagtaaatttttgcccagggtccaatcaatattaaagacggccctggaagcATGGCACCCtataatggggcagaaccattgctgaatctcccattgaaatgaataggaagctgAATAAAACCGCTCCATGTAAATGCATTGTTTGTGCATTTTTATGCACAGATCAGCTTTGTATTGAAGCGAACACtcatttgttaaaaagaaagatgcatCAAAAACCACACAAAAACCTTGTGttttttgtgctaaaaaaacctTGTGTTTTTTGTACTAAAAAAAACacgcagattctgcgctgattttTTAACTTGTTCTTTAAAATCAGTTGTGTGAACTGGCCTAACACATTTGAATATTTTACCCACATAAAAGCAACAACAGTCCCGCTGCAATGAACCTAGATGTGGGATTTTCACGTGTCAGATCAGAGCTCATGTTGATTTTGGCGCAGATTCTGCACCCACATCTGCGTGAAATTCATATACCAGACGTGTAAAGGGAGTTTGACACAATTCTGGAAATCCATGTTGTGTTGGGTGGAAACGCAGACGATTAGCCCTATTGAATGACAAGGGTTGCGTTCCTGCAGAAAATCCAAGGGTTCGATCCCAGAAATACATGTCTCATCTGTTATATTTCCAGAGCAACCAAAAAGTGGTTATTTGGTTTGATttaagatgttatttacatgaattATCTATCTCTAACCGACCCCCTGATGAACACTAGTGGGGAAATGCGtcggggttagaaaataccattgaCATCATATTTAACATATAGGGTTCTACAGGGCTAGACAGggcaggtacggggacagggagaTCCCACCATAAGGGATTATCCCTGGGCAAAGGTGTATCTAGGGCTGGCACAGGGAGAGAGCTACCCCCAGCACCTATTCAAGTGCCCTAGCCTTCCCCTAACCTATATCTATTACCACTCTCATAAGTGCCCGTGTGGAATCTGTTCTATCTATACGGCATCAAACTCACCtattcacggtggtagctgggcggCATCTTGTCCTCACTTTCCTAAGGTCACCCAGATATCACAGGGTGATTTATTATCTTTTTAGATAGAattaataaaagctatattttaaaaagGGTCCAATACTCTAAGATAATACTAAATCAGATACACTCCTCAGCACTAAAATTGACATGTAGGGGAAGGGCATAAAAGTCAGATTTAGAGCAAAGTTTTTTTTAGCCCCATGTAACCTCAAAAGTCATGTGAGATGATTGTGCGTTGTCTCCTGTTCGTTGACATGCCAGTTAGGGACAAAATCTTTTGAACTAAGAGACTTTGGTTTATCACTCTGGCAGATCACTACACGCCTAGACTGTTCAACGTTGTGTGTCCTGTGGTTGGGCGAATAACtatgaactggaatgacagcaagaggtgcacagaggtgAACCGCTGCACGGACTGATTGTCTTAAAAAAAAGGCATGTAGTGATCCATTCTGCAATGCCAGTGCAATTGgacatcacatcccaagcctagggtggcaaacagtgtctgcacaaaccatcagaagacaTTTGCACGACATTGGGCTTGGAGCCAGacgtccagctacaggtgttccatcTTGTTACGCTCTCAAATGCTAGCATGGTGCACAAGAAGATGACAATGGAGcctggaatggaggtctatcctcttcatTAATGAGTCCCACTTTTGTCTTGGAGGCAACAACAGCCTCTGGAAACCATGTGGACAatgccatgaagaggccttcacaagggaacatcACACCAGTCCCACTGGTGAtaatgatgtggggtggcataatgtatggtagcggaaccctctagtcttcatttcggATACACCAACAGCTCAGCGTCACATAGATTTGGGTGTAGAACCAGTGGTgcggccatttctccaaagtgccCCATGGGCTGTTTTTTGACAGGACAACACCAGGCCAAATGTTGCTCGTGTAGCAAATTTTCAGAGAGGATCCCAGCAAATTCTGGGTGGGATTTATGTAATCCACACCCAGAAGTAGCCATTCTGGACCTTGTTTGTGGTGTGTCTGTGCATAATgccccaaatcaaaacaaatgtTGGTAAGAATGCTTTACTCAGCAATTTTTATCAAAGTGTTACTATAAAAAGTTCCTGCATCACTACAGTGTGTTCTATATACCGGCTCTGATATTTACTCTCCATGTTTTGTAGAAGAATTGATGGTTTTATCTTCTCTTCCACTGTGTTCTTGTATCTCCATTATGAAGAGAGACAATTCTGTATAAATGTGACCTGGTTACTAACATCCTAGGTACATTATAAGGTGAATGTGAATGTGGCCCCTGCTGTGATCTGTAATAGTGATTATATTCATTCTTTACAGAAATCCTCAAATCCTACAGGTATTAACTTTTTATCTTCTATACTGATGTCCTCAGTTAAAAAATTGCTGAATACAGATGAATATTGGATATTAACCACCTAACAGTTTTGCCTGAGCTCACATCGGGCTTTGGAAAATGCACTTGAAAGGGTTGTCCAGCCATTAttattgatgacttatcatcaggataggtcatcaatatctgatcgacacccggcacccccgcccatcagctgttagaagagcaggcggcgctccatgtgagtgctgcttcctcttcattacactgcactttgtcCAGTGTAATACAAGTACCCACTTCATTCAAGTgcactgtgagctgtgcgctgcgattggccagcgctgcagcctaggagaaggagacgcccacaggacaagggaagacccgcctactataacttaaggagcaaaggtaccgaagcctataaccggagaacggagcggcgcccggggataatagtaagtgcagtgagatccccgggcgccgctctatatggcagcatactcagttcacatagtttatacaagtgaaaggtcctctttaactcattggtggccagtgcggccggccccccctccctccctcccttgtatttaactcattggtggcggccagtgcggccggcccccccccccccccccccccctgtatttaactcattggtggccagtgcggccggccacccctccctccccccccctaattaaaatgaccgaccccccatcattggtggcagcggagagttccgatcggagtcccagtttaatcgctgggactccgatcggtaaccatggcatccagaacgctactgcagtcctggctgccatggttacttaacaattttagaagcattatacttacctgcgatgtctgtaaatggccgggcgctcctcctactggtaagtgaaaggtctgtgcggcgcattgcttatagcacagacctttcacttaccagtaggaggagcgcccggtcggtcacagacatcgcaggtaagtataatgcttctaaaaattgctaagtaaccatggcagccagaactgcagtagcgtcctggttgccatggttaccgatcggagtcccagcgattaaactgggactccgatcggaactctccgctgccaccgatgatgggggggtcggtcattctaattagggggaggggggggctggccgcactggccaccaatgagttaaatacaggggggggggcggccgcactggccaccaatgagttaaatacaagggaggggggtccggccgcactggccaccaatgagttaaatacaagggagggagggggggccggccgcactggccaccaatgagttaaatacaggggagggggggccggccgcactggccaccaatgagttacatacaagggagggagggggggccggccgcactggccacaaatgagttaaatacaagggagggagggggggccggccgcactggccaccaatgagttaaatacaagggagggagggggggccggccgcactggccaccaatgagttaaatacaaaggagggaggggggggtctgccccctactgtctggcagcacctgccaggcagcagggggcagtcatgtaaacagttcttttagtatattctaacttgaagcgtccccataaccatgggaacgcctctgtgttagaatatactgtcggatctgagttttcacaaagtgaaaaatcagatctgaaaaaaacagttatgcagacggatccgttctgaacggatgcaagcgtttgcattataggagcggatccgtctgtacagacaccagacggatccgctccgaacacaagtgtgaaagtagccttagtgaccagcctgttttgggacttactgaccaagcgtttttcttcctttttttattgtcgcgttccaagagctataactttttttatattttcgtctatatagctttatgagggcttgttttttgcaggacaagttgcagtttttaatggcgccacttttgggtacacataactttctgattaacttttattaactctttctgggagggagaaaaacagcaatactgccactgggtttttacattataaattttacggcattaattttttggtataaataacataatatctttattctctgggtcagtacaattacagtgataccaaatacatatagtttctttttacattttactacttttccgcaaaaaaaaacatttaaaaaaaagatatatatgtttttgtattgccgcttcccaagacccataactcttttatttatttttctttctatggagttgtgtgaggacttgatttttgcggacgacttgtatttttcactgatataattttggagtaaatggcgctttttgattgcttgttattacgttttttcggtggcaactaagaataaaaaagcatttctgtcatttttttttcttttacggcgtttaccgtaggggataatttacatgatatttatgtagtccgggtagttacggacgcggcaataccaaacatatggggaatttttttttgttgctattttcttcattgaaaagcgtcttttcaatagaaaaaaatgcgtaattttttttatgggattttttaaattgaataaatgagttttttttttcttttttttaccacttatgactataacagacagcttcttgattgcttttaaaatgcaatgcactatccctatagtgcattgcattttaatggcaatgctattctaacattgaccagcaggctgcgcctctctggcgcagccttctGGAAATTACTaaaggctggtctggggtctacatcagaccccaggcagccttcacacacatcggcaccccgcgatcgtATTTGCGGGGTGCCAATAGGAGACAGAGGGAGTTTGCTCCCTCttacagcactttacatgcggcgggggccattacccgcagcatgtaaagtgttaaacagcccggatcggcactcctgccggtccgggctgttagagcagggctgcAGCTTTCATGTGCAGCGTtcacccgtgcagcgcttagactgtgcccccgtaaaaaaaaaagcggcggcccagcctaaggccccttagttacCGCCATAAAAacatgtatgggtggtcactaaggggttaaaagttatGACTTCTGGAACACAAAGGGGAAAATGTTActggtccttaagatgaaatgaattatgtcactaagggacgaaaaatgcaattgtgtcccatgagttgtgcgccaacaggatttacttcagacacataataaaaatctaaaataaaaaagttacatttctgggagggtttttccaattttaatgtgactgttaggaggttaatcTTCTTTACCTTGAACTCGTATGTTCTCTTTTTACTTACAGAAAGTAGAGCAGAAACTTAATATGTAATCATATGAGGAGACCAGTGAAATACAGCCCTGAGCAGCACATGGCTCGTCAGTGGAAATAAAACCAGGCACACAACGATATAGGGGGGaatagagaattttattttatttataattttattaatgATGGGACAGATGATTTGGTGTAAATACCAAATCAAAGTCAAGGATATGTTAGATCCATTGATTTTTATTGATTCAGGGGAAGGCGAAAAAACCTCCtgtagggggaaaaattccttcccgactccgctTAGGGCAGTCAGACTATTTCCCTGGATCAGATAttattaatccagaggaaggcgaaaaaacCTCACTGAGCCTCGGCCATCAGCTTCACAtgaggaaaaattccttcccgactccacgcATGGCACTCAGATTAGTCCCTGAATCAATTACTAAATAATCTGTCCACAAAAGGTGGTCCGAATTGTACTTTTGATTAGGGGAATGGCTGAATTGGGGGAAGGGCAACTGTGTTGatccacaggaaggtgagaaaaaACCCCTTTATGACATTTGCCAATCTGTCCTGATCTAAGGGGAAAAACACTCCTTCCTGACTGCAAATATGGCAGTGGGGATATAGTCCCTGGATCAAATGCCCGTATACTTACTCACAGTCATCCAGCGTTGATCTGTGAGATCCAGGACCAGTGTCCTTTCTCATCAAGTGTCTTCTAGATGTTATTTTTCTTCAGCCCAGTGCCAATCGCAGGTCCTGTTGTCATAGTTCTTCATGGTCTTCACACTGTAGGATATATGACAGGATGAATCAATACAGATACCACAAGATGTGGTATAATATATAAAGACTGAGTGCTCATGTGAAGATGAGGGATTTTACACAACCATTTAAGGCACCAGGCACATGAttatatttttggtccacatctgaatgtattttttgcagatcacaggCGGATCCAATCcttatggggccacaaaaaatgcagccagcacatggatgtcatccgtctgtccgcatccaTGCAGCCGTATGTAACCCtgcaaaaaatacaatagaacATATCCTGTTCTTCTCCGATTTGTGGATAAGAATAGTCATTTTTACAATATGGCGGGACATACGGAACGGGAAAATGCCtgatgcacatggctggtatccatgttttgtggaccgcaaaacacattcgatCGTGTACATGAAGCCTAATGGTCAGAAAACTGAAGCTACACATTTGGAGCACCTTAAATCTTGAATCATTAGGAAATTCATACAGCTGTATAGGAACACCACTTATTTCCAGCTATATACCTGGGTCTGTTCTTCTGTCCGTCTCCAGGAGCTCAGGAGGACATATTGCTCTGATGACATTAGAGCGGGTGGAGGGTTTCCTGGGTGACAAATGGAAACCCTCTGAAAATGGCCTGATGTTTAGATGGTAAAGGTCCATTCTTGGCCGCTGCTGCCTCCATTCTGTCCAGGTAGAATTGCctggcacagtgttgaggtgtagATGGCTAAAAGCAAATAAATAGATGAAAATGAGGATATGATCATCACAAGCGGTCACAGACCTGATATGAAGCTTCTGGTGGTAGTATTTTCACATATAATATGATCACCTTATGTACTCATCCTCCACCATAATAAGATATAGTCTTTCTGGAGGAGTATAAAGCATCTTACATGCCATCTTACTCATTCAACAACTATCGATGTGGGCGTGGTTAATCGGTTTGGGGGCGTGGTGAGTGAGGTCCGGCTTTCTGAGGTGAAGCCAGTAGCCACCCTATATCAGGCCCCTGACATTGAGAatcctatacagtatataacgtgtATGTAGAGCAGGGAAGAGCTTCTCTTCATTTACTTACTACAGGGATGTGTGGTGGGGCCATCCGAAGGGCTTCCACAGAGACCCAGTCAATATGCTGGAAGAAATGATGGCCTCGGATGTTCCCGTGGACTCCTAAGCGCTTGGCAGGATCTCTCCGGAGGAGCTGAAAATGAGGAATGTAATTATAACTTAGTGACTATAACGACTAATGAACACAATGACCAATCAGACTCCAGATCTTACATTTGCAGAGGCTAGCTGGGAAATGAAATCTGCAATCTGATTGGCTTCTTACATTTGCAGAGGCTAGCTGGGAAATGAAATCTGCAATCTGATTGGCTTCTTACATTTGCAGAGGCTAGCTGGGAAACGAAATCTGCAATCTGATTGGCTTCTTACATTTTCAGAGGCTAGCTGGGAAATGAAATCTGCAATCTGATTGGCTTCTTACATTTTCAGAGGCTAGCTGGGAAATAAAATCTGCAATCTGATTGGCTTCCCTGGGCGACTTCTCACTTGTCTTCTCTTGTAGTAGTTTTGATAAATTTTGCCTAATGTTTATTCTGTCTGAATGCTGGACTCAGGCTGTAGTGTCAGCAATGGGAGATTTTAGAAATCTGTGGCTTCTTGTTACATAAACTCAGAGGGGTGGACTAAGTGTGTAGACATGTCCTCAGTACATTAACTACGCGTACCAGGCTCTtactttaaagggaaactctcattcCAATTATCCATTAGGTCAGTATTTCCCAAAAATGTTACCATGGGAGAATAGAAATGATATTTTCCTGCTGCTCCTATGTAACCTGGCTCCAGGGCAGTCCTTGGAGCTCTTGGCAGACATTTGTGCTATTGCTGAGTCTGTGCTGGAGAAGTTGTGGCTCCAGCATCCTACTCGGCATCCTCTCTGGTGGAGACCAGTGTTGTCACCTTGTATACTACAGAAGTGCTGGTTGTGTATTGCTATCCTGAGGGGCGACCCCTCCTGAACACTACAGTGGTGAGTATTAGTGAAGGAGATCATGGTGCACTATGGGGCATTGTAGGGGGAGATGTCTCCTATCACAGGTTGTCATGTAACATTGTATACAGTACAGTAGTGTCATGTAGGAACATACTGACCTTTTTAATGATGTCTTTAGCGCCGGAGCGTGCAGGATGGTAAGTGCACTCACTGGTGATAATTTCATTTAAGATGACACCAAATGAATACCAGTCCACTCCGACGCCATACTCCTCCTCAGCCAGCATCTGCCAGAAAGGAGAGAAGAGTGACTACACGGCTTATACTATAAACCCGCACTGTAGGTGCTCAGGCTGTGGCCATTGCTGGCATAGCGTAGTATTGGGTCACACAAGGTGTTTAGCTGAATGAGGACAAGATGTTCTGCCTCCATTCAGCTGCAGATAAACTGTAACCACAAAGTCATCTGCTGCTGTAGGGGCACCTCATACACTCTGTAGAAAAAAGCATGAAAATAACTATTTGCAATAATACAGAAGCATTGCTGTTAAGAGAAcaccattaaaaacaaaaaaaacatctcaacgccagaattgctgttttgttttttgtcacagGGGCATGGTCAGCCACCCATGAATAATTTATCTTTATCTATGACAGTTTTCTGGTACATTTGAAGCCAGAAATGTACGGACGCTCGGAGATGTCGTAAATTTTTGGTAAGGCACATGGACTGCAGGAGCAACACCGGAGATATCAAGACCGGCGCAGAAAGTGCGAGTCTTGATAACTCTTCCCCTGTGTCTGTAAAAAGGAATGAGTTAAGATGAGGCATTCATCAATACATAATGATCTGAAAATGaatgattaataataataataattaccatTATTAAATGGATTTCTGGGTTCAGAATATTCATTATCTTtcttcagaataggccatcagtatcagatcagttggggtctgactctcgacatccccaccaatcagctgtatgaagggccgGGCGCTACCTGCAGGTTATTACAGCCTTGTCCCATTCACGTCAATGAGAAGAAGCTACAGTAGCCGGCATCAAGTAGATGGCGTGCAGTAATCAATGAGGTAGAGCTCAGACCATCAATGAGGACCCTTCAAACAGGTAATAGGTGGAGGTGCCAagagtcggacctccaccaatgtGATATTAATGGCTGAAGCTGAGAATATGCGACCGATATTccaaacctggaaaacccctttaatacaaatgGAATGGTGGAAATGAGGAAACCCCCTTTTTCTCACCTCAGGAGCCACATAGCCCTTTGTCCCAGCATATTCGGTGGCTGTGCGGTCTCCAAGCATGTTGTCAAGTGCGAGACCGAAATCCGTGATCTTAATATggcccgtctcagccaccaggatGTTCTCGGGCTTGAGGTCTCTGTGGATGATTCCCTTCGAATGGAGAAATTGGATGCCACACACGAGCTCAGCGGCATAGAATCTGTCAGAAAAGTA is a genomic window of Bufo bufo chromosome 1, aBufBuf1.1, whole genome shotgun sequence containing:
- the LOC120996482 gene encoding protein kinase C delta type-like, with protein sequence MLGDRTATEYAGTKGYVAPEMLAEEEYGVGVDWYSFGVILNEIITSECTYHPARSGAKDIIKKLLRRDPAKRLGVHGNIRGHHFFQHIDWVSVEALRMAPPHIPVPSTPQHCARQFYLDRMEAAAAKNGPLPSKHQAIFRGFPFVTQETLHPL